A part of Citrifermentans bremense genomic DNA contains:
- a CDS encoding DUF362 domain-containing protein — MLESYVAVRKAPAESLASPYADLESLQEMIRGLIRDAGFGADDGSDPFKRIIEPGMTVLLKPNWVLHKNYSGQGNDCLVTHPNLILALLTEIEKAKPGRVIIADAPIQGCDFDLLVPAGWREQAKGLLSCPVDIIDLRRTVLRSEGFTAGQDQDLRSEDRYTLFDLGADSLLEPVSTSDNKFRITCYDPDLLARHHRPGTHQYLLAREPFEADVVINLPKMKCHKKAGITGALKNIVGLNGNKEFLPHHRVGGHGVGGDCYPGRSVLKSMAERCYDEANRAIGTPECERWLKRSGRLVRLQSIVGNPEIEGGWHGNDTVWRMTLDLNRLLLYGRADGTMSETPLRRIYSLTDAIVAGEGEGPLAPRPVQMGVLTFATSSVFADMVSSALMNFDWRKVPTLREAFGDFRYPLTSLDPGSCRVICDGEELTPEEAGRRFGREFQPAAGWRGHIERSGK; from the coding sequence ATGCTAGAGAGCTACGTTGCTGTAAGAAAAGCGCCTGCAGAGTCACTTGCCTCTCCTTATGCGGACCTGGAATCCCTGCAGGAGATGATTCGCGGGCTGATTCGGGACGCAGGCTTCGGTGCTGACGACGGCAGTGACCCCTTCAAAAGGATCATAGAGCCGGGGATGACCGTGCTTCTGAAGCCAAACTGGGTGCTGCACAAGAACTACAGCGGGCAGGGAAATGACTGCCTGGTAACGCATCCAAACCTGATCCTTGCGCTGCTGACGGAAATCGAAAAGGCGAAGCCCGGCCGTGTCATCATCGCTGACGCGCCTATCCAGGGGTGCGATTTCGATCTGCTGGTGCCTGCCGGGTGGCGGGAGCAGGCAAAAGGCCTTCTGTCCTGCCCCGTGGACATAATAGATCTCCGCCGCACCGTCTTGCGCAGCGAGGGCTTCACTGCAGGTCAGGACCAGGATCTCCGCTCCGAGGATCGCTACACGCTGTTCGATCTTGGCGCAGACAGCCTGCTGGAACCGGTTTCTACTTCCGACAACAAGTTCCGCATCACCTGTTACGATCCCGATCTCCTGGCAAGGCATCACCGTCCGGGCACGCATCAGTACCTGTTGGCCAGGGAGCCCTTCGAAGCGGATGTCGTCATCAACCTTCCGAAGATGAAGTGCCACAAGAAGGCCGGGATCACCGGGGCCTTGAAGAACATCGTCGGGCTGAACGGCAATAAGGAGTTTCTCCCGCATCACAGGGTTGGAGGCCATGGCGTCGGAGGGGATTGCTATCCCGGCAGGTCGGTCCTGAAATCCATGGCTGAGCGCTGCTACGATGAAGCCAACCGTGCCATAGGGACGCCGGAATGCGAGCGGTGGTTGAAGCGCTCCGGCCGGCTGGTGCGTCTGCAAAGCATCGTAGGAAACCCCGAGATCGAGGGGGGGTGGCACGGCAACGACACGGTGTGGAGGATGACGCTGGATCTCAACCGTTTGCTCCTGTACGGCCGTGCGGACGGCACTATGTCGGAAACCCCGCTGCGCAGGATATATTCGCTGACCGATGCCATCGTCGCCGGCGAAGGGGAAGGACCTCTGGCTCCCCGCCCGGTTCAGATGGGAGTGCTTACCTTCGCGACTTCATCTGTCTTCGCGGATATGGTCAGCTCGGCGCTGATGAATTTCGACTGGCGCAAGGTTCCGACGCTGCGTGAGGCTTTCGGCGACTTCCGCTACCCCCTCACCTCGCTAGATCCCGGCTCTTGCCGGGTCATCTGCGATGGCGAGGAACTTACCCCAGAAGAGGCCGGAAGGCGCTTCGGAAGGGAATTCCAACCGGCGGCCGGATGGCGTGGTCACATCGAGCGGAGCGGCAAATGA
- a CDS encoding class I SAM-dependent methyltransferase — protein sequence MNEKPVTAAWSPESIRRFWNYQGQKTQVETEYFSFQVVDALANLLQRAHATPRQGNILDFGCGPGFLLERLLTSGADCYGFDFSNATVDRVNAKFAAIRNWKGAISSTQLPVGYQDNFFDFISCIETLEHLLDEMLPDTLTELSRLLKQDGIAFFTTPFNENLSESLIYCPFCNHEFHKVQHVRRFTRESITDLLKQYGFEVLYCEAIDLLALQGEKKITRHSFKRAGKFFVNTLLDLVAPVAAKDGRLYLPRCAPGPNLCVLARKL from the coding sequence ATGAACGAAAAACCTGTAACAGCGGCTTGGTCACCAGAGAGCATCAGGAGGTTCTGGAACTACCAGGGGCAAAAAACCCAAGTCGAAACGGAATATTTTTCCTTCCAGGTAGTTGATGCCCTTGCGAACCTGCTGCAGCGCGCTCATGCCACCCCGCGCCAGGGAAACATCCTGGATTTCGGCTGTGGGCCGGGTTTCCTGCTGGAGCGACTGCTGACTTCGGGGGCGGATTGTTACGGGTTCGATTTCTCGAATGCGACGGTAGACAGGGTCAACGCAAAGTTTGCGGCCATCAGGAACTGGAAAGGGGCGATCTCATCTACCCAGCTTCCGGTGGGGTACCAGGACAACTTCTTCGATTTCATCTCCTGCATCGAGACTTTGGAGCATTTGCTCGACGAGATGCTGCCGGATACGCTGACGGAGTTGTCCCGTCTCTTGAAGCAGGACGGAATTGCCTTTTTTACCACGCCCTTCAACGAAAACCTCTCCGAAAGCTTGATTTACTGTCCCTTTTGCAATCACGAATTTCACAAGGTGCAGCATGTGAGGCGGTTCACCCGCGAAAGCATCACGGATCTTCTGAAGCAGTACGGGTTCGAGGTTCTTTACTGCGAGGCAATCGATCTGCTGGCGTTGCAGGGCGAGAAGAAGATTACCCGGCACTCTTTCAAGAGGGCCGGGAAGTTTTTCGTCAACACGCTTCTCGACCTGGTAGCTCCAGTAGCGGCAAAGGATGGCAGGCTCTACCTCCCACGATGTGCCCCCGGCCCGAACCTTTGTGTTCTCGCCAGGAAGTTGTGA
- a CDS encoding winged helix-turn-helix transcriptional regulator: MNGDDEKVLDTYRSFLLLSEISGDQQLSQRELAKRLGIALGLVNSYLKNLVAKGFIRVNNFPKNRYAYLLTPKGFAEKSRLAYQHLSYFSGLYTVARQDYLKLFKGMAAQGVKSVAFCGIDEVAEIAYLSLKEAGMKMVLAMDTENAGAKFFDRAVVTPAIALLSGNHNIVITSLKRGEALREELLRMGVEPGRIFQAAQK; the protein is encoded by the coding sequence ATGAACGGTGACGACGAAAAGGTTTTAGACACTTATCGCTCTTTCCTCCTCCTCTCGGAGATCTCCGGCGATCAGCAACTCTCCCAGCGCGAATTGGCCAAACGCCTCGGCATCGCCCTCGGCCTGGTCAACTCCTACCTGAAGAACCTGGTAGCCAAGGGGTTCATCCGGGTCAACAACTTCCCCAAGAACCGTTACGCCTACCTACTCACCCCCAAAGGTTTCGCCGAAAAAAGCCGCCTCGCTTACCAGCACTTGAGCTACTTCTCCGGGCTTTACACCGTGGCGCGCCAGGACTACCTGAAGCTGTTCAAGGGGATGGCGGCCCAGGGAGTGAAAAGCGTGGCCTTCTGCGGCATAGATGAGGTCGCCGAGATCGCCTATCTCTCCCTTAAAGAGGCGGGTATGAAAATGGTGCTGGCCATGGACACCGAGAATGCCGGCGCGAAGTTCTTCGACCGGGCCGTGGTCACTCCGGCCATCGCCCTTTTGTCAGGCAACCACAACATCGTGATAACTTCCTTGAAACGCGGCGAAGCCCTGCGCGAGGAACTTCTCAGGATGGGAGTCGAGCCCGGGCGGATCTTTCAGGCGGCGCAAAAGTAA
- a CDS encoding glycosyltransferase family 2 protein, producing MTGTSRLQMSILIPVFNWDLSLLLPSLVSEIDQFQLGEKLEVIVIDDHSSDGSLRSCNETLLAGLAKPYLRHSILERNLGRAAIRNLLAAEASGEFLLFLDCDVLPDAPDFIRSYLSFADSGDFDVVTGGISYRTRVLDGHEFDYHAYLGGRKEVKPAAVRNLEPWRHILTSNIMVRKSVFMATPFDERFTGYGYEDVEWGARLAERFKILHVDNTASHLGLVTKARTCEKMRNSVSNYLLLKSLRPEAFHASSISKVVRLLESVPAPLLAGMDRLLKKLFLYSGSNRLSFLFFQLDFAVLLASARRGRQSDLPSSKPSQGRKP from the coding sequence ATGACCGGAACTTCGCGTCTGCAGATGTCGATCCTGATCCCGGTCTTTAACTGGGACCTGTCCCTGCTGCTGCCGAGCCTCGTGTCCGAGATAGACCAGTTCCAGTTGGGTGAAAAGCTGGAGGTGATCGTGATCGACGACCATTCCAGCGACGGTTCGCTGCGCTCTTGCAATGAAACCCTCCTCGCCGGTCTGGCAAAGCCCTATCTTAGGCACAGCATCCTGGAGCGTAACCTGGGGCGGGCTGCCATACGGAACCTCCTTGCTGCCGAGGCCTCCGGGGAGTTCCTGCTGTTTCTCGACTGTGACGTCCTTCCCGACGCTCCGGACTTCATCCGGAGCTACCTCTCCTTTGCCGATTCCGGCGACTTCGACGTGGTGACCGGGGGTATCAGCTACCGCACCAGGGTCCTTGACGGCCATGAGTTCGACTACCACGCCTACCTCGGAGGGAGGAAGGAAGTGAAGCCTGCGGCGGTGAGGAACCTAGAGCCGTGGCGGCATATCCTCACCTCGAACATCATGGTCAGGAAGAGTGTTTTCATGGCGACCCCCTTCGACGAGCGGTTCACCGGCTACGGCTATGAAGATGTCGAGTGGGGGGCGCGGTTGGCGGAGAGGTTCAAGATCCTGCACGTCGACAATACAGCCTCCCACCTGGGGCTGGTCACCAAGGCGCGGACCTGCGAGAAGATGCGCAATTCGGTCTCCAATTACCTGCTTTTGAAGTCGCTTCGCCCCGAGGCGTTCCACGCCTCTTCCATCAGCAAAGTGGTCCGCTTGCTGGAGTCCGTGCCCGCGCCGCTATTGGCCGGGATGGACCGGCTGCTGAAAAAACTGTTCCTTTATAGCGGCAGCAACCGCCTCTCCTTTCTCTTTTTTCAGCTCGATTTTGCGGTATTGCTCGCGTCTGCACGTAGGGGGCGGCAGTCTGACTTGCCATCCTCAAAGCCTTCGCAAGGGAGGAAACCTTGA
- a CDS encoding glycosyltransferase family 4 protein, with protein sequence MTSSQEMLRGKKVVFVFGSLDLGGSERRGLLLAEYLQAQVGAAVQVVGLNRTPGKLSALCDGLGIPWRGVSFHWGLRRRIPSFLRAVLALRAAAPDIVLSYTRVPNLVCAWGARWIGAKLLIWNQADEGLLLNGSLPFRLAACVPHCFISNSTRGRDFLLETYGIAAERVHLVHNGIALPAARTSRDQWLREWEIPPGAPVVGMVANLSVYKDHETLLKAWARVVSSAWEHPPVLVLAGRGDGAEQGLQKLAAELGITAQVRFVGPVDDVAGVLQALDLFAYSSRSEGVPNGVLEAMASEVAVVGTDIPGIREAVGPEGGLRLAPVADSGKLAELIVELLRDEVKRRQLGAALRQRAEQSFSLEKMCRRSTDIIAGALAESLGEK encoded by the coding sequence GTGACCTCTTCACAAGAGATGCTCCGGGGGAAGAAGGTCGTCTTCGTCTTTGGCAGCCTCGACCTGGGTGGCTCCGAGCGCCGCGGCCTGCTGTTGGCGGAGTACCTCCAGGCGCAGGTGGGGGCCGCGGTGCAGGTGGTCGGCCTCAACCGCACCCCGGGGAAACTCTCCGCCCTCTGCGACGGGCTGGGGATTCCCTGGCGCGGCGTTTCGTTTCATTGGGGGCTCAGGCGGCGCATCCCTTCCTTTTTGAGGGCGGTGCTGGCTCTGCGCGCTGCTGCCCCTGACATCGTCTTGTCGTACACGCGCGTGCCGAACCTTGTCTGCGCCTGGGGAGCGAGATGGATCGGAGCGAAGCTGTTGATCTGGAATCAGGCCGACGAGGGGCTGCTGTTGAACGGCTCCCTGCCGTTTCGCCTTGCCGCCTGCGTTCCGCACTGCTTCATCTCCAACTCGACCAGGGGGCGCGATTTCCTCTTGGAGACCTACGGTATTGCCGCCGAGCGCGTGCACCTGGTTCACAACGGCATAGCCCTCCCCGCCGCCAGGACCTCGCGCGATCAGTGGCTCAGGGAATGGGAAATCCCTCCTGGCGCGCCGGTCGTCGGCATGGTGGCGAACCTCAGCGTGTACAAGGATCATGAAACGCTGCTGAAGGCGTGGGCTCGCGTCGTTTCTTCCGCCTGGGAGCATCCACCGGTGCTGGTATTGGCCGGGCGTGGCGACGGGGCCGAGCAAGGGTTGCAAAAGCTCGCGGCGGAACTTGGCATCACGGCGCAGGTGAGGTTCGTCGGTCCAGTTGACGATGTGGCTGGTGTGCTTCAGGCGCTGGATCTCTTCGCCTATTCCTCCCGCAGCGAGGGGGTCCCGAACGGGGTGTTGGAGGCGATGGCTTCCGAAGTGGCCGTCGTGGGGACCGACATCCCCGGGATAAGGGAAGCCGTGGGCCCGGAAGGGGGTCTGCGCCTGGCGCCGGTAGCGGATAGCGGGAAACTGGCGGAACTGATCGTCGAGCTTTTGCGGGACGAGGTAAAGCGGCGGCAGCTGGGCGCGGCGTTGCGGCAAAGGGCGGAACAGAGTTTCTCCCTGGAAAAGATGTGCCGCAGATCGACCGATATCATAGCCGGTGCTCTTGCCGAGAGCCTGGGTGAGAAGTGA
- a CDS encoding flippase, with amino-acid sequence MNQGWVSYLPAFLRKKVEGRQELQKVLTNTGWLFGDRLLRMGVGLFVGIWIARYLGPTQYGLLSYASSMCAVFSAIAILGLDAIVVREVVREPEREQEILGTVMTLRLAASLAAYLLTVGATFYLRPDDRLSQVLVAVMGWTLIFGSFDTIDLWFQSKVQSKYVVYAKNSAFIISSAVRGGLVLAKAPLVAFAAANSLEFGLAAVGLCCMYRHNGQFISRWRVRLQLAWKLLSDSWPLLLSGIVFMVYLRIDQIMLGQMSTSHELGVYASAVKIAEIWFFIPTAIVSSVFPNIIRARETDEKEFYGRLQKLYNLLAFLGYVIAIPTTFLAGIVVSLFYGEAYSSAAPMLVLLIWSDVFANLAVARNAFLMAMNWTRVLLVMTFLGALANIALNYLLVPKYGGVGAAAASVISYWVAGHGACYLYKPLRRTAGMMTRAFVYPRFW; translated from the coding sequence ATGAATCAGGGATGGGTCAGCTATCTTCCGGCGTTCCTCAGAAAGAAGGTCGAGGGAAGGCAGGAACTGCAAAAAGTACTAACCAATACCGGCTGGCTCTTTGGCGACCGCCTGCTCCGAATGGGGGTGGGGCTCTTCGTCGGCATCTGGATCGCGCGCTATCTCGGCCCCACTCAGTATGGCCTGTTGAGCTACGCGTCGTCCATGTGCGCCGTATTCTCTGCAATAGCGATACTTGGGCTGGACGCAATAGTCGTCCGCGAAGTGGTGAGAGAGCCCGAGAGGGAACAGGAGATACTGGGAACGGTCATGACCCTGCGGCTGGCCGCAAGTCTAGCCGCGTACCTCCTTACCGTAGGTGCAACCTTCTACCTGCGCCCCGATGATCGTCTCTCACAGGTGTTGGTAGCGGTCATGGGATGGACCCTGATTTTCGGCTCCTTCGACACCATCGACCTCTGGTTCCAGTCGAAAGTCCAATCGAAGTACGTCGTCTACGCCAAAAACTCGGCTTTCATCATCTCCTCCGCTGTCCGGGGGGGGCTGGTTCTCGCCAAGGCCCCCTTGGTCGCTTTCGCGGCCGCTAACTCGCTCGAATTCGGGCTGGCAGCTGTGGGGCTTTGCTGCATGTACCGGCACAACGGCCAGTTCATCAGCAGGTGGCGGGTCAGGCTGCAACTTGCTTGGAAGCTGCTTTCGGACTCCTGGCCGCTGCTTTTGTCCGGCATAGTCTTCATGGTGTACCTGCGGATCGACCAGATCATGCTCGGGCAGATGTCCACTTCTCATGAACTTGGCGTCTACGCCTCAGCTGTGAAGATTGCGGAGATCTGGTTTTTTATACCCACCGCCATAGTGTCCTCCGTGTTCCCCAATATCATCAGGGCGAGAGAGACAGACGAGAAAGAGTTCTACGGCCGGCTGCAAAAGCTTTACAACCTGCTCGCGTTCCTGGGTTATGTCATCGCCATTCCCACGACGTTTTTGGCCGGCATTGTCGTCTCGCTCTTCTACGGTGAAGCATACTCATCCGCAGCGCCGATGCTGGTTCTCCTTATTTGGAGCGACGTCTTCGCCAACCTCGCCGTTGCAAGGAACGCTTTCCTGATGGCGATGAACTGGACCAGGGTTCTCCTTGTCATGACCTTCCTGGGGGCTTTGGCAAACATCGCTTTAAACTATTTACTGGTGCCGAAGTACGGCGGGGTTGGGGCCGCCGCCGCCTCGGTCATTTCTTACTGGGTAGCCGGGCACGGCGCCTGCTATCTCTATAAGCCGCTGCGCAGAACAGCCGGCATGATGACGCGGGCTTTTGTTTATCCCAGATTTTGGTAA
- a CDS encoding ATP-grasp domain-containing protein, with amino-acid sequence MRIGINPDRDRAFSEKWQQFLVEQGVEAVLLDLLAPDAIEQARSCDGVMWRWFHIQDDKQSAKVILQAIESCLNLPVFPSIATSWHFDDKVAQTYLLDALGAPQPQAWVWWEKERAVEWAKSADYPVIFKLATGAGSSNVLKLESAAEAEEIIELMFGRGTFPMTMNEYRPSFLPKTRRQAKERVRRFIDAARHVVTGEFPALPDQWWKPEKGYAFFQEFLPHNEFDTRVTVIGDRAFAFRRMNRPGDFRASGSGNIDWSPEAIDPACLEIALEVSSKANFQTMAYDFLYKDGKPVICEISYTFIDAAVHKCPGHWDRDLKWHEGQMWPQQAQVEDFIAEVAKRGNAGSANGAAGSAKG; translated from the coding sequence ATGAGAATCGGGATTAATCCGGACCGAGACCGGGCATTTTCGGAAAAATGGCAGCAGTTTCTTGTCGAGCAGGGTGTGGAAGCGGTCCTTTTGGACCTGCTCGCCCCTGATGCCATAGAGCAGGCGAGGTCGTGTGACGGTGTCATGTGGCGCTGGTTCCATATCCAGGACGACAAGCAGTCCGCGAAGGTCATACTGCAGGCCATCGAGAGCTGTCTGAACCTCCCAGTTTTTCCCTCGATAGCCACTTCTTGGCATTTCGACGACAAGGTTGCTCAAACCTACCTTTTGGATGCGCTGGGGGCGCCCCAGCCGCAAGCATGGGTCTGGTGGGAGAAAGAGCGTGCCGTCGAGTGGGCCAAAAGCGCCGACTACCCGGTCATCTTCAAGCTTGCCACTGGCGCCGGCTCATCCAATGTGCTGAAGCTGGAGAGCGCTGCTGAGGCTGAAGAAATCATCGAGCTGATGTTCGGCCGTGGGACCTTTCCTATGACGATGAACGAGTACCGCCCCTCGTTCCTCCCCAAGACACGGCGTCAAGCGAAGGAGCGGGTGCGGCGTTTCATCGACGCAGCCAGGCACGTCGTCACCGGCGAGTTCCCGGCCCTGCCGGACCAGTGGTGGAAACCGGAGAAGGGGTACGCCTTTTTTCAGGAGTTTCTGCCTCATAACGAATTCGACACCAGGGTTACCGTCATTGGCGACCGCGCCTTCGCCTTCCGGCGCATGAACCGTCCCGGCGATTTCCGCGCCTCTGGAAGCGGCAACATCGATTGGAGCCCTGAGGCTATCGACCCCGCCTGCCTGGAGATCGCACTGGAGGTTTCCTCTAAGGCCAACTTCCAGACCATGGCCTACGACTTTCTTTACAAGGACGGCAAACCTGTCATCTGCGAAATCAGCTACACCTTCATCGATGCCGCCGTTCACAAGTGTCCCGGACATTGGGACCGCGATCTGAAATGGCACGAGGGGCAGATGTGGCCTCAGCAGGCACAGGTGGAGGATTTTATCGCGGAGGTAGCAAAGCGGGGCAACGCCGGCTCTGCTAATGGGGCGGCCGGGTCAGCGAAGGGGTGA
- a CDS encoding glycosyltransferase family 4 protein, whose translation MAMTASEKDMLAMRINGSAAVRYGVALGKLIGRMLPVRSGSPLFFFFPFFHVGGAEKVHAAIVNCFAAERPWVFFTKKSANDGFLRLFGKQARLCNFWSLLKYGYPLSVGVMAGFINRQPRPVVFGSNSLFFYLLVPFLKPEARCIDLMHAFGGGSENFSLPVAERLAARVAINGKTAADLKEQCRKQGLPENLAGRVTLIENSVTVPDSHPARATRLPLKALYVGRGSEEKRVHLVGRIAVSCKEQGLPIEVVVVGDALHAVAEEDRGFCTFLGEIAAEDELRSIYRDCDLLLLTSTREGFPMVIMEAMAQGVVPVSTDVGGIPVHVSSGRNGWLVSAGQGEDEIVEEMVGIIARMCRERELLNTMSAAAYEYARKNFGGERFCSSYRSLLLAAGGQ comes from the coding sequence ATGGCGATGACTGCTTCCGAAAAAGACATGCTGGCGATGCGTATCAACGGCAGCGCCGCTGTTCGATACGGTGTGGCGCTGGGAAAACTGATCGGGCGGATGCTGCCGGTACGCTCCGGGTCGCCCCTGTTCTTTTTCTTCCCTTTCTTTCATGTAGGGGGGGCGGAGAAGGTGCATGCCGCCATCGTCAACTGCTTTGCCGCGGAGCGCCCCTGGGTCTTCTTCACCAAAAAGTCGGCCAACGACGGGTTCCTGCGGCTCTTTGGAAAACAGGCGCGGCTGTGCAATTTCTGGTCGCTCCTTAAGTACGGTTACCCCCTGAGCGTCGGCGTGATGGCCGGATTCATCAACAGGCAGCCGCGGCCGGTGGTATTCGGCAGCAACAGTCTCTTCTTCTACCTGCTGGTCCCGTTCCTGAAGCCAGAGGCGCGCTGCATCGACCTGATGCACGCCTTTGGCGGCGGCTCCGAAAATTTCAGTCTCCCCGTTGCTGAGCGGCTCGCTGCCAGGGTGGCCATCAACGGGAAAACAGCCGCCGACCTGAAGGAGCAGTGCCGCAAGCAGGGACTGCCGGAAAACCTGGCAGGCCGCGTGACCCTCATAGAGAACTCGGTGACGGTGCCGGACTCGCACCCCGCAAGGGCGACACGATTACCTTTGAAGGCCTTGTACGTCGGAAGGGGATCCGAGGAGAAACGGGTTCACCTGGTGGGACGCATCGCTGTGAGCTGCAAAGAGCAGGGACTTCCGATCGAGGTCGTCGTTGTAGGAGACGCCTTGCACGCTGTGGCCGAAGAGGATCGGGGCTTTTGCACCTTCCTAGGCGAGATCGCCGCGGAGGACGAACTGCGGAGCATCTACCGGGACTGCGACCTGCTGCTTTTGACCTCCACCCGGGAAGGGTTTCCCATGGTGATCATGGAGGCGATGGCGCAAGGTGTGGTTCCGGTTTCCACCGACGTCGGCGGCATCCCGGTCCATGTCTCCTCGGGGCGCAACGGCTGGCTCGTCTCCGCGGGGCAGGGCGAAGACGAGATCGTCGAGGAGATGGTTGGCATCATAGCCAGGATGTGCCGGGAGAGGGAGTTGTTGAACACGATGTCAGCCGCAGCCTACGAATACGCCCGTAAAAACTTCGGCGGCGAGCGGTTCTGCTCCTCGTACCGCTCTTTGCTTCTTGCTGCCGGGGGGCAGTGA